The following coding sequences lie in one Anomalospiza imberbis isolate Cuckoo-Finch-1a 21T00152 chromosome 17, ASM3175350v1, whole genome shotgun sequence genomic window:
- the LOC137484406 gene encoding centrosome-associated protein CEP250-like, protein METRRGARGLSQQGRSSGAPEALVGDSDSMANSIICTDNPGNILSTLTSTDEQHPFELVREATENWGRMQRHFDQMEERTQRIRSRCQLIDSLLEEISSDCANLEKSREMLLQCTGIPETGALCLHLKNTKQRKEASAQAEQAEQQDRMEVSQEQDSSSCSLEQLGPESSGQGHALAQVCREQELLGQKADLEGRLAAMEWLQQDLSRQLEETRSAKESLESRLIAAQQQISQLETTRNHLEAQVLTVTQAKEVIEGEVKCLQDELEAERSLRRQEREDTAQQLLQAEQQHHESLRLQGTAQQLEIKKLLQDLASERERHRAEMQETLEQWEKEKAEREQEHKKVLFEMRQKDATLLAQQEELRRFENAKRQVFTAKVLLEEQKEKSALSEALLQTQGELSRAHQQVQQLRQEVKELQEKGQTIKANLQAELQEARSEVQAVQRRHKEELHGLKEEMNLLLEQREALQKQVGELTSQLAASRESRETTVQRAQQEVREAQEESRQKLSEVEHVQKILEEAENLNKELQVHVESLKRERNRWEEVAQQNSELQASVDVLESEKARLIVSLEEKNQRLRTLEKQNLLLNNRVSRLFSALKQAEQLCSEHRRQRQELNTQIQAKLLAEIEQTAHQATQEKQLLETEVSELRVRLQSSEERAEAMAIQCKDVELELRKTQAQRDHLRAHNQELLKQLEQSEQDLWEAAVKHTSRETALEKEACERQEEAVTLRQEVASLQRKLESLQKERMDVLHGQELNQQHMRDVEEKNEMHAAELRYHKENTQEWEVEREGEQEELEHGAASLKKWRENTQVLSAALKKSEIAKGTLMKHLYILMGKSGIQEGTGIDLQSTPGSLNYSSAVSHEEVSQEQDSSSCSLEQLGPESSGQGHALAQVCREQELLGQKADLEGRLAAMEWLQQDLSRQLEETRSAKESLESRLSAAQQQISQLETTRNHLEAQVLTVTQAKEVIEGEVKCLQDELEAERSLRRQEREDTAQQLLQAEQQHHESLRLQGTAQQLEIKKLLQDLASERERHRAEMQETLEQWEKEKAEREQEHKKVLFEMRQKDATLLAQQEELRRFENAKRQVFTAKVLLEEQKEKSALSEALLQTQGELSRAHQQVQQLRQEVKELQEKGQTIKANLQAELQEARSEVQAVQRRHKEELHGLKEEMNLLLEQREALQKQVGELTSQLAASRESRETTVQRAQQEVREAQEESRQKLSEVEHVQKILEEAENLNKELQVHVESLKRERNRWEEVAQQNSELQASVDVLESEKARLIVSLEEKNQRLRTLEKQNLLLNYQVSQYHSALQQAEQLSSHRAGQLRELNTQIQALQDTVLQMEASQTTRKKQLLQTFEESRAGEWALRDSVDVLETEVSELRVRLQSSEERAEAMAIQCKDVELELRKTQAQRDHLRAHNQELLKQLEQSEQDLWEAAVKHTSRETALEKEACERQEEVVTLRQEVASLQRKLESLQKERMDVLLIVLRSTFFQLNFSNCVLLNKEEKML, encoded by the exons gtttcccaggagcaagattcatcgagctgctctctggagcagctgggcccggaatcctctggccaagggcacgcactggcccaggtgtgccgagagcaggagctgctgggccagaagGCTGACCTTGAGGGCCGACTGGCAGCCATGGAGTGGCTCCAACAAgacctttccaggcagctggaggagaccag GTcagcaaaggagagcctggaatCCAGGCTGattgctgctcagcagcagatatCTCAGCTGGAGACCACCAGGAACCATCTGGAGGCTCAAGTGCTCACAGTCACACAGGCCAAGGAGGTGATAGAAG GAGAAGTGAAGTGCCTGCAAGAtgagctggaagcagagagatCTCTCAGGAGGCAGGAACGGGAAGACACAGCtcaacagctcctgcaggcagagcagcagcatcatgAAAGCCTCAGGCTTCAGGGAACTGCTCAGcaactggaaataaagaagctcctgcaagacctg gcAAGTGAGCGTGAAAGGCACCGTGCAGAGATGCAGGAGACGCTGGAGcaatgggaaaaagagaaggcagagagagagcaggagcacaagAAGGTGCTGTTTGAGATGAGGCAGAAAGATGCCACCCTGCTGGCCCAACAAGAAGAACTAAGGAGATTTGAAAATGCCAAGCGACAG GTGTTCACAGCCAAA gtgctgctggaagagcagaaggagaagagtgCTTTATCAGAGGCACTGCTCCAGACTCAGGGAGAGCTCAGCCGAGCCCACCAGCAggtccagcagctcaggcaggaggtGAAAGAGCTGCAAGAGAAGGGGCAG ACCATCAAGGCAAATCtgcaagctgagctgcaggaagctcGCAGTGAAGTCCAGGCAGTGCAGAGGAGGCACAAGGAAGAGCTACACGGcctcaaagaggaaatgaatctgctccttgagcagagggaggctctacaaaagcag gtgggagagttgacatctcagctggcagcctcccgAGAGTCCCGGGAAACGActgtccagagagcccagcaagaggtgagggaggcccaggaagagtccAGGCAGAAGCTGTCGGAGGTTGAACACGTCCAGAAGAtcctggaggaggcagaaaatctgaacaagGAGCTGCAAGTGCATGTGGAGTCCttgaagagggaaaggaatcgctgggaagaagtggctcagcaaaattcagaattgcagGCTTCGGTGGATGTCCTAGAGAGTGAAAAAGCCAG GCTGATAGTGTCTCTGGAGGAGAAGAACCAGCGCCTCAGaactctggaaaaacagaaccTGCTGCTGAACAATCGCGTATCTCGGTTATTTTCTGCTCTtaagcaggcagagcagctctgttctGAGCATAGAAGACAAAGGCAGGAGCTCAACACCCAG ATCCAGGCCAAGCTGCTGGCAGAGATAGAGCAGACAGCTCACCAGGCAActcaagagaagcagctgctggaaactgaggtgtctgagctgcgtgtgaggctccagagctctgaggaaagagcagaggccaTGGCCATACAGTGTAAGGAcgtggagctggagctgaggaagaCACAAGCTCAGAGGGACCATCTCAGAGCCCacaatcaggagctgctgaaacagctggagcaaagtgagcaag atttgTGGGAGGCAGCAGTCAAGCACACCTCTCGAGAAACTGCCCTGGAGAAAGAGGCCtgtgaaaggcaggaagaggctgtgactcTTCGTCaggaggtggcatctctgcagaggaaattggagagcctgcagaaggaaaggatggaTGTGCTG catggacaggaattgaaccagcagcacatgagagatgtggaagagaagaatgaaatgcatGCAGCTGAGTTAAGATATCATAAGGAAAATACTCAAGAATGGGAAGTGGAGAGAGAAGGCGAGCAGGAAGAGTTGGAGCATGGGGCtgcttctttgaagaaatggagagagaacaCCCAAGTACTGAGTGCTGcactgaagaaaagtgaaattgcCAAAGGGACTCTGATGAAACACTTGTACATCCTGATGGGAAAGTCTGGTATCCAGGAAGGCACTGGCATTGACCTTCAGTCCACTCCAGGGTCCCTGAattattccagtgctgtttcccatgaGGAG gtttcccaggagcaagattcatcgagctgctctctggagcagctgggcccggaatcctctggccaagggcacgcactggcccaggtgtgccgagagcaggagctgctgggccagaagGCTGACCTTGAGGGCCGACTGGCAGCCATGGAGTGGCTCCAACAAgacctttccaggcagctggaggagaccag GTcagcaaaggagagcctggaatccaggctgagtgctgctcagcagcagatatCTCAGCTGGAGACCACCAGGAACCATCTGGAGGCTCAAGTGCTCACAGTCACACAGGCCAAGGAGGTGATAGAAG GAGAAGTGAAGTGCCTGCAAGAtgagctggaagcagagagatCTCTCAGGAGGCAGGAACGGGAAGACACAGCtcaacagctcctgcaggcagagcagcagcatcatgAAAGCCTCAGGCTTCAGGGAACTGCTCAGcaactggaaataaagaagctcctgcaagacctg gcAAGTGAGCGCGAAAGGCACCGTGCAGAGATGCAGGAGACGCTGGAGcaatgggaaaaagagaaggcagagagagagcaggagcacaagAAGGTGCTGTTTGAGATGAGGCAGAAAGATGCCACCCTGCTGGCCCAACAAGAAGAACTAAGGAGATTTGAAAATGCCAAGCGACAG GTGTTCACAGCCAAA gtgctgctggaagagcagaaggagaagagtgCTTTATCAGAGGCACTGCTCCAGACTCAGGGAGAGCTCAGCCGAGCCCACCAGCAggtccagcagctcaggcaggaggtGAAAGAGCTGCAAGAGAAGGGGCAG ACCATCAAGGCAAATCtgcaagctgagctgcaggaagctcGCAGTGAAGTCCAGGCAGTGCAGAGGAGGCACAAGGAAGAGCTACACGGcctcaaagaggaaatgaatctgctccttgagcagagggaggctctacaaaagcag gtgggagagttgacatctcagctggcagcctcccgAGAGTCCCGGGAAACGActgtccagagagcccagcaagaggtgagggaggcccaggaagagtccAGGCAGAAGCTGTCGGAGGTTGAACACGTCCAGAAGAtcctggaggaggcagaaaatctgaacaagGAGCTGCAAGTGCATGTGGAGTCCttgaagagggaaaggaatcgctgggaagaagtggctcagcaaaattcagaattgcagGCTTCGGTGGATGTCCTAGAGAGTGAAAAAGCCAG GCTGATAGTGTCTCTGGAGGAGAAGAACCAGCGCCTCAGaactctggaaaaacagaaccTGCTGCTGAACTATCAGGTGTCTCAGTATCACTCTGCTcttcagcaggcagagcagctctcttCTCACCGCGCTGGACAACTGCGGGAGCTCAACACCCAG atccaggccctgcaggACACAGTGCTGCAGATGGAGGCTTCCCAAACAACTCgaaagaagcagctgctgcagacgTTTGAGGAGTCTCGAGCAGGAGAATGGGCTTTGAGGGACTCTGTGGACGTGCTGGAAACTGAGGTGTCTGAGCTGCGTGTGaggctccagagctctgaggaaagagcagaggccaTGGCCATACAGTGTAAGGAcgtggagctggagctgaggaagaCACAAGCTCAGAGGGACCATCTCAGAGCCCacaatcaggagctgctgaaacagctggagcaaagtgagcaag atttgTGGGAGGCAGCAGTCAAGCACACCTCTCGAGAAACTGCCCTGGAGAAAGAGGCCtgtgaaaggcaggaagaggTTGTGACTCTTCGTCaggaggtggcatctctgcagaggaaattggagagcctgcagaaggaaaggatggaTGTGCTG TTAATAGTTCTAAGGAGCACCTTTTTCCAgttaaacttctccaactgcgttcttctgaataaggaggagaagatgttgtAG